One window of Enterobacter sp. RHBSTW-00175 genomic DNA carries:
- the feoA gene encoding ferrous iron transporter A, translating to MQFTPDSAWKITGFTREISPAYRQKLLSLGMLPGSSFQVVRVAPLGDPVHIETRRVNLVLRKKDLALIEVEAISR from the coding sequence ATGCAATTCACTCCCGACAGTGCATGGAAAATTACCGGCTTCACCCGTGAAATTAGCCCGGCTTATCGGCAAAAACTGCTGTCATTAGGCATGTTACCTGGCTCGTCATTCCAGGTCGTGCGCGTGGCACCGCTGGGTGATCCTGTTCATATCGAAACCCGACGCGTAAACCTGGTTCTGCGTAAAAAAGACCTCGCATTAATCGAAGTCGAAGCTATTTCCCGATAA
- the feoB gene encoding Fe(2+) transporter permease subunit FeoB, with translation MKKLTIGLIGNPNSGKTTLFNQLTGARQRVGNWAGVTVERKEGQFSTTDHQVTLVDLPGTYSLTTISSQTSLDEQIACHYILSGDADLLINVVDASNLERNLYLTLQLLELGIPCIVALNMLDIAEKQHLRIDVDALSARLGCPVVPLVSTRARGIDALKLAIDRHAGNTSVELVHYAQPLLREASLLAQEMEQHMPAKQRMWLGLQMLEGDIYSRAYSGNAADKLDVALARLSDELDDPALHIADARYQAIAAICDVVSNALTAEPSKFTAAVDKIVINRFLGLPVFLLVMYLMFLLAINIGGALQPIFDAGSVAIFVHGIQWIGYTLHFPEWLTIFLAQGLGGGINTVLPLVPQIGMMYLFLSFLEDSGYMARAAFVMDRLMQALGLPGKSFVPLIVGFGCNVPSVMGARTLDAPRERLMTIMMAPFMSCGARLAIFAVFAAAFFGQQGALAVFSLYVLGIVMAILTGLMLKHTIMRGEASPFVMELPVYHVPHLKSLIIQTWQRLKGFVLRAGKVIVIVSIFLSALNSFTLSGEAADNINDSALASVSRVITPVFKPIGVHEDNWQATVGLFTGAMAKEVVVGTLNTLFTAENIQEQEFNPADFHLGDELLNAVKETGQSLKDTFSLSVLANPIEASKGDGEMATGAMGVMSEKFGSASAAYSYLIFVLLYIPCISVMGAISRESSRGWMGFSILWGLNIAYSLATLFYQATNFSQHPRYSLVCILAVILFNVIVLGLLRRARSRVDINLLATRKTAATCCDSPAGDCH, from the coding sequence ATGAAAAAATTAACTATTGGCTTAATTGGCAATCCTAATTCCGGCAAGACAACCTTATTTAACCAGTTAACGGGCGCACGTCAGCGTGTGGGAAATTGGGCGGGTGTCACCGTTGAACGAAAAGAAGGTCAGTTTTCCACAACAGACCATCAGGTCACGCTGGTTGATCTGCCCGGAACCTATTCATTAACCACTATCTCGTCGCAAACCTCGCTCGATGAGCAGATTGCCTGCCACTATATTTTGAGCGGCGATGCGGATTTATTAATTAACGTGGTGGACGCCTCCAATCTGGAGCGCAACCTGTACCTGACACTGCAACTGCTTGAGCTCGGTATTCCGTGCATTGTGGCGCTGAATATGCTCGACATCGCGGAAAAACAACACCTGCGCATTGATGTCGATGCGCTCTCTGCCCGTCTGGGTTGCCCGGTTGTGCCGCTGGTCTCCACCCGCGCGCGCGGCATTGATGCCCTGAAACTGGCGATCGACCGCCATGCGGGTAACACCAGCGTTGAGCTGGTGCACTATGCCCAACCGCTGCTTCGCGAAGCCAGCCTGCTGGCGCAGGAAATGGAACAACACATGCCGGCCAAACAGCGCATGTGGCTCGGCCTGCAAATGCTGGAAGGGGATATCTATAGCCGCGCCTACTCAGGCAACGCTGCCGATAAACTGGATGTCGCGCTGGCGCGTCTTAGCGACGAGCTGGACGATCCCGCGCTGCACATTGCAGACGCCCGCTATCAGGCCATTGCCGCCATTTGTGATGTCGTGAGTAACGCCCTGACCGCAGAGCCAAGCAAATTCACCGCCGCAGTCGATAAAATCGTCATTAACCGTTTCCTCGGGTTGCCGGTGTTCTTGCTGGTGATGTACCTGATGTTCCTGCTGGCTATCAACATCGGGGGCGCGCTTCAGCCAATTTTTGACGCCGGCTCGGTGGCGATATTTGTCCATGGTATTCAGTGGATTGGCTACACTCTGCACTTCCCGGAGTGGCTGACCATTTTCCTTGCCCAGGGGCTTGGTGGCGGTATCAACACCGTTCTGCCGCTGGTTCCGCAAATCGGCATGATGTACCTGTTCCTCTCCTTCCTTGAGGATTCCGGCTACATGGCGCGCGCGGCCTTCGTGATGGACCGCCTGATGCAGGCACTGGGTCTGCCGGGGAAATCCTTTGTGCCGCTGATTGTCGGCTTCGGCTGTAACGTACCATCGGTGATGGGTGCCCGCACCCTGGATGCGCCGCGTGAACGTCTGATGACCATCATGATGGCGCCGTTTATGTCCTGCGGCGCGCGTCTGGCGATCTTCGCGGTCTTTGCGGCGGCCTTCTTTGGCCAGCAAGGTGCGCTGGCGGTGTTCTCGCTGTATGTGCTGGGCATCGTTATGGCTATCCTCACAGGGCTGATGCTCAAACACACCATCATGCGTGGTGAAGCTTCGCCGTTTGTGATGGAGCTGCCGGTATATCACGTTCCTCATCTGAAAAGCCTGATTATTCAGACCTGGCAACGTCTGAAAGGCTTTGTGCTGCGCGCCGGTAAAGTGATTGTCATCGTCAGCATCTTCCTGAGCGCGCTGAACAGCTTCACGCTGAGCGGTGAGGCGGCGGACAACATCAACGACTCTGCCCTTGCCTCCGTCAGCCGCGTCATCACGCCTGTCTTCAAACCGATTGGCGTGCATGAGGATAACTGGCAGGCGACCGTCGGCCTGTTCACCGGCGCGATGGCAAAAGAGGTGGTGGTCGGTACACTGAACACACTCTTTACGGCGGAAAACATTCAGGAACAAGAGTTCAATCCGGCAGATTTCCACCTCGGTGACGAACTGCTCAACGCAGTAAAAGAAACCGGGCAGAGCCTGAAAGATACCTTCAGCCTGAGCGTGCTGGCGAACCCAATCGAAGCCAGCAAAGGCGATGGCGAAATGGCGACAGGTGCAATGGGTGTCATGAGCGAGAAATTTGGCAGCGCATCCGCAGCCTACAGCTACCTGATCTTCGTGCTGCTCTACATCCCGTGCATCTCCGTGATGGGTGCGATTTCCCGCGAGTCCAGCCGTGGCTGGATGGGCTTCTCGATTTTGTGGGGGCTGAACATTGCTTACTCACTGGCCACGCTCTTCTATCAGGCAACGAACTTTAGCCAGCATCCACGCTATAGCCTGGTCTGTATCCTGGCGGTTATTTTGTTCAACGTGATAGTTCTGGGCCTGCTGCGCCGGGCGCGCAGTCGTGTCGACATCAACCTGCTGGCAACGCGCAAAACCGCAGCCACCTGCTGCGACAGCCCGGCAGGCGACTGTCACTAA
- the feoC gene encoding [Fe-S]-dependent transcriptional repressor FeoC has protein sequence MASLIQVRDLLALQGRMEAKQLSLSLHTPQPMIDAMLEKLEAMGKAMRIQEDADGCLSGSCKSCPEGKACLREWWTLR, from the coding sequence ATGGCATCGTTGATTCAGGTTCGTGATTTACTGGCGCTGCAAGGGCGTATGGAGGCAAAGCAGTTGAGCCTCAGCCTGCATACGCCGCAACCGATGATCGATGCCATGCTTGAAAAACTGGAGGCGATGGGGAAAGCCATGCGAATTCAGGAAGATGCAGACGGTTGTTTATCCGGCAGTTGCAAAAGCTGCCCGGAAGGAAAGGCCTGTCTCAGGGAGTGGTGGACGCTTCGTTAA
- a CDS encoding YdgH/BhsA/McbA-like domain containing protein, with protein MKLVTGIVTSLVIGSLSFGVFAAKELEKDKLAGMNLTKIGEITTSDTTAPMDARKELSKKADELGGTYYVVTSAEKQTKNVRATADVYK; from the coding sequence ATGAAACTTGTTACAGGTATTGTCACTTCTCTGGTTATTGGGTCACTGTCATTTGGTGTTTTTGCAGCTAAAGAGCTGGAAAAAGATAAGCTTGCCGGGATGAATCTGACCAAAATTGGTGAGATCACGACCTCTGACACCACCGCGCCAATGGACGCGAGAAAAGAGTTGTCTAAAAAGGCAGATGAGCTGGGCGGTACGTACTACGTCGTGACCAGTGCGGAAAAACAAACCAAAAACGTACGCGCAACCGCGGACGTGTATAAGTAA
- the bioH gene encoding pimeloyl-ACP methyl ester esterase BioH has protein sequence MKTLWWQTVGTGNCHLVLLHGWGLNAEVWHCVSEELASHFTLHLVDLPGFGRSHGYQAMSLDEMAQHVLDAAPQNAIWLGWSLGGLVASKIALTHPERVQALVTVASSPCFSARDAWPGIKPDVLAGFQLQLSEDFQRTVERFLALQTMGTETARQDARTLKNTVLSLPMPDVDVLNGGLEILKTVDLREPLATLALPHLRIYGYLDGLVPRKVVPLLDTLWPQSESHVVVKAAHAPFISHPAEFCSALVALSQRLN, from the coding sequence ATGAAGACTCTGTGGTGGCAGACCGTAGGGACGGGAAATTGCCATCTTGTGCTGCTGCACGGATGGGGACTGAACGCCGAAGTATGGCATTGCGTAAGTGAGGAACTGGCCTCGCATTTTACGCTGCACCTGGTTGATCTTCCGGGTTTTGGCCGCAGCCATGGCTATCAGGCGATGTCGCTTGATGAGATGGCACAGCACGTTCTGGATGCGGCGCCGCAAAACGCCATCTGGCTCGGCTGGAGTCTGGGTGGGCTGGTGGCAAGCAAGATTGCGCTGACCCACCCGGAACGCGTGCAGGCGCTGGTGACAGTGGCCTCTTCGCCATGCTTTAGCGCACGCGATGCGTGGCCTGGTATTAAGCCTGACGTACTGGCCGGGTTCCAGCTGCAGTTGAGTGAAGATTTTCAGCGGACCGTGGAACGCTTCCTGGCGCTGCAAACAATGGGTACCGAAACGGCACGGCAAGACGCCCGCACGCTGAAAAACACCGTGTTGTCACTGCCGATGCCGGACGTTGATGTGCTGAACGGTGGGCTGGAGATTTTAAAAACGGTCGACCTGCGTGAGCCACTGGCAACGCTTGCCCTGCCGCATCTGCGGATCTACGGTTATCTGGACGGGCTGGTGCCACGTAAAGTGGTTCCGCTGCTGGATACGCTGTGGCCGCAAAGCGAATCACATGTGGTTGTGAAAGCCGCGCACGCGCCGTTTATCTCTCATCCCGCTGAATTTTGTTCCGCTCTCGTTGCGTTAAGTCAACGTTTAAACTGA
- the gntX gene encoding DNA utilization protein GntX, which translates to MLTVPGLCWLCRMPLALSRWGICSVCTRALMRPACGCPQCGLPAMNPNIPCGRCLQKPPPWCALVAVTDYIPPLSGLVHQFKFSRQSTLAIPLARVLLLAILQARRTRTLPHADCIVNVPLHARRHWRRGYNQSDLLCRLLAHWLGCRYPASALKRVHATAIQHQLTARLRKKNLKNAFRLEFAVKGLHIAIVDDVVTTGSTVAELSRLLLRSGAASVQVWCLCRTL; encoded by the coding sequence ATGCTAACAGTGCCTGGCTTGTGCTGGCTATGCCGAATGCCACTTGCCCTGAGCCGATGGGGGATCTGCTCAGTGTGCACGCGCGCGCTCATGCGCCCTGCCTGCGGGTGCCCACAGTGCGGTTTACCTGCCATGAACCCGAACATCCCTTGCGGGCGTTGCCTGCAAAAGCCACCGCCGTGGTGTGCGTTAGTGGCAGTGACGGATTACATCCCGCCGCTGAGTGGGCTTGTTCACCAGTTTAAATTTTCCCGCCAGAGCACCCTGGCCATCCCACTTGCCCGCGTGTTGCTCCTCGCGATTTTACAGGCGCGCCGCACGCGTACCTTGCCACATGCCGACTGCATCGTGAATGTGCCCCTGCACGCCCGCCGCCACTGGCGGCGCGGCTATAACCAGAGCGACCTGCTCTGCCGGCTGCTCGCTCACTGGCTGGGTTGTCGCTACCCCGCGTCTGCGCTCAAACGCGTCCACGCCACCGCGATACAGCACCAGTTGACTGCGCGGCTTCGCAAAAAGAACCTTAAAAATGCCTTTCGCCTTGAATTCGCGGTGAAAGGCCTCCATATCGCGATCGTGGATGATGTCGTCACTACGGGCAGTACCGTTGCTGAACTTTCCCGACTGCTTTTGCGAAGCGGTGCCGCGTCTGTTCAGGTATGGTGTCTGTGCCGTACCTTGTAG
- the nfuA gene encoding Fe-S biogenesis protein NfuA has protein sequence MIRISDSAQAHFAKLLANQEEGTQIRVFVINPGTPNAECGVSYCPPDAVEATDTALKFEQLTAYVDELSAPYLDDAEIDFVTDQLGSQLTLKAPNAKMRKVSDDAPLMERVEYLLQSQINPQLAGHGGRVSLMEITEDGLAILQFGGGCNGCSMVDVTLKEGIEKQLLNEFPELKGVRDLTEHQRGEHSYY, from the coding sequence ATGATCCGTATTTCCGATTCTGCACAAGCGCACTTTGCCAAACTGCTGGCAAATCAGGAAGAAGGGACGCAGATCCGCGTGTTTGTGATCAATCCAGGCACTCCGAATGCAGAATGTGGTGTTTCTTATTGTCCCCCGGACGCTGTGGAAGCAACTGACACTGCCCTTAAATTTGAACAGCTCACCGCGTATGTAGATGAGCTGAGCGCACCGTATCTTGACGATGCGGAAATCGACTTCGTCACAGACCAATTGGGCTCTCAGCTGACCCTGAAAGCGCCAAACGCGAAAATGCGTAAAGTGTCTGACGATGCGCCACTGATGGAGCGCGTTGAATACCTGCTGCAATCCCAGATTAACCCTCAGCTGGCAGGCCACGGCGGCCGTGTTTCGCTGATGGAAATCACTGAAGATGGTCTGGCGATCCTTCAGTTTGGCGGCGGCTGTAACGGCTGTTCCATGGTCGATGTGACCCTGAAAGAAGGGATCGAGAAGCAGCTGCTGAACGAATTCCCTGAACTGAAAGGCGTGCGTGACCTGACCGAGCACCAACGCGGCGAGCACTCTTACTACTAA
- the gntT gene encoding gluconate transporter, protein MPLVIVAIGVVLLLLLMIRFKLNGFIALVLVALAVGLMQGMPLVKVISSIKAGVGGTLGGLALIMGFGAMLGKMLADCGGAQRIATTLIAKFGKKNIQWAVVLTGFTVGFALFYEVGFVLMLPLVFTIAAAANIPLLFVGVPMAAALSVTHGFLPPHPGPTAIATIFHADMGKTLLFGTILAIPTVILAGPVFARFLKGIDKPIPEGLYSAKTFTEEEMPGFGVSVWTSLVPVILMAMRAVAEMILPKGHAFLSVAEFLGDPVMATLIAVLIAMFTFGLNRGRSMDQINDTLTSSIKIIAMMLLIIGGGGAFKQVLVDSGVDKYIAAMMHETNVSPLFMAWSIAAVLRIALGSATVAAITAGGIVAPLIATTGVSPELMVIAVGSGSVIFSHVNDPGFWLFKEYFNLTIGETIKSWSMLETIISVCGLVGVLLLNMVI, encoded by the coding sequence ATGCCATTAGTCATCGTCGCTATCGGTGTAGTCTTATTACTGCTCTTGATGATCCGCTTCAAACTGAACGGATTTATCGCTCTGGTTCTGGTGGCACTTGCAGTCGGTCTGATGCAAGGGATGCCGCTGGTGAAAGTCATCAGCTCCATTAAAGCCGGTGTCGGTGGTACTCTCGGCGGCCTGGCGCTGATCATGGGCTTCGGTGCCATGCTCGGTAAAATGCTGGCGGATTGCGGCGGTGCGCAGCGTATTGCGACCACGCTTATCGCCAAATTCGGTAAGAAAAACATTCAGTGGGCAGTAGTGTTAACCGGTTTTACCGTCGGTTTTGCGCTGTTCTATGAAGTCGGCTTCGTGCTGATGCTGCCGCTGGTGTTCACCATCGCCGCGGCGGCGAACATTCCTCTGCTGTTCGTCGGTGTGCCAATGGCAGCAGCGCTGTCCGTGACGCACGGCTTCCTGCCGCCGCACCCGGGCCCAACTGCTATCGCGACCATTTTCCACGCCGACATGGGTAAAACCCTGCTGTTCGGTACGATTCTGGCGATCCCAACCGTGATTCTGGCAGGCCCGGTATTTGCGCGTTTCCTGAAAGGCATTGATAAGCCAATCCCGGAAGGTCTGTACAGCGCGAAAACCTTCACGGAAGAAGAGATGCCAGGCTTCGGTGTCAGCGTCTGGACCTCTCTGGTACCGGTAATTCTGATGGCGATGCGTGCTGTCGCAGAGATGATCCTGCCAAAAGGTCACGCGTTCCTGTCCGTTGCCGAATTCCTGGGTGACCCGGTCATGGCGACGTTGATTGCAGTCCTGATTGCGATGTTCACCTTCGGTCTGAACCGTGGTCGTTCAATGGATCAGATCAACGACACGCTGACCTCTTCCATCAAAATTATTGCCATGATGCTCCTGATCATCGGCGGTGGCGGTGCGTTCAAGCAAGTTCTGGTCGACAGTGGCGTGGATAAGTACATCGCCGCAATGATGCATGAAACCAACGTCTCTCCACTGTTTATGGCCTGGTCTATTGCTGCGGTTCTGCGTATCGCACTGGGTTCTGCAACCGTCGCAGCAATCACTGCCGGTGGTATTGTTGCACCGTTGATTGCAACTACTGGCGTCAGCCCGGAGCTGATGGTGATTGCGGTCGGTTCCGGTAGCGTGATTTTCTCTCACGTAAACGATCCAGGCTTCTGGCTGTTCAAGGAGTACTTCAACCTGACTATCGGTGAAACCATCAAGTCCTGGTCGATGCTGGAAACCATCATTTCGGTGTGTGGTCTGGTCGGGGTTCTGCTGTTGAATATGGTTATCTGA
- the malQ gene encoding 4-alpha-glucanotransferase, protein MDSKRLDSAAQAAGISLSYINAHGKPQSIGADTKRRLLDAMHKTKTDAKAPVAPVPNVKVFTAGKKMPLAVEGRGEFSWLLTTEEGHQHKGHATGGKPFTLPAKLPEGYHTLTLTQEDQRFHCRVIVAPKRCYEPQALLEGKKLWGACVQLYTLRSDSNWGIGDFGDLKKMLADVGERGGAFIGLNPIHALYPANPESASPYSPSSRRWLNVIYIDVNALDDFKNSKEAQDWWKLSTTQQALKQARNADWVDYATVTALKMAALRLTWKGFAKRDDEQMAAFRQFVTQEGESLYWQAAFDALHAYQVKEDEMRWGWPVWPEAYQTVDTPEVKAFCKKHADEVDFFLWLQWLAYSQFAACWQVSQGYKMPIGLYRDLAVGVAEGGAETWCDRELYCLKASVGAPPDILGPLGQNWGLPPMDPHVMAARAYEPFIDLLRANMQNCGALRIDHVMSVLRLWWIPYGETADHGAYVQYPVDDLLSILALESKRHQCMVIGEDLGTVPVEIVSKLRDSGVYSYKVLYFENDHEKTFRAPKAYPEQSMAVATTHDLPTLRGYWESGDLTLGKTLGLYPDEEVLRGLYQDRELAKQGLLDALHKHGCLPKRAGHKASLMAMTSTLNRGLQRYIADSNSALLGLQPEDWIDMPEPVNIPGTSYQYKNWRRKLSVTLEKMFADAGVNKLIKDLDKRRKAAAKK, encoded by the coding sequence ATGGATAGCAAACGTCTGGACAGTGCCGCGCAGGCGGCGGGGATCAGCCTCAGTTACATCAATGCTCACGGCAAACCGCAATCTATTGGTGCGGACACCAAAAGACGTCTGCTGGATGCCATGCACAAAACCAAAACCGACGCGAAAGCGCCGGTTGCCCCGGTGCCGAATGTAAAGGTCTTTACCGCAGGCAAAAAGATGCCGCTGGCGGTGGAAGGGCGTGGCGAGTTTAGCTGGCTGCTCACGACTGAAGAAGGGCATCAGCATAAAGGTCACGCCACCGGCGGCAAACCATTTACCCTTCCGGCGAAGCTGCCGGAGGGCTACCACACCTTAACGCTCACCCAGGAAGACCAGCGTTTTCACTGCCGGGTGATTGTCGCGCCAAAGCGCTGCTATGAGCCACAGGCACTGCTGGAAGGCAAGAAACTGTGGGGTGCCTGCGTGCAACTCTACACGCTGCGGTCCGACAGCAACTGGGGTATCGGCGATTTTGGCGATCTGAAGAAGATGCTGGCAGATGTGGGTGAACGCGGCGGCGCGTTTATCGGCCTCAACCCGATCCACGCGCTCTATCCGGCGAACCCGGAGAGCGCCAGCCCGTACAGCCCGTCGTCTCGCCGCTGGCTGAACGTGATTTACATCGACGTTAACGCCTTAGATGACTTCAAAAACAGCAAAGAGGCCCAGGACTGGTGGAAACTCAGCACCACTCAGCAGGCGCTAAAACAGGCGCGCAACGCTGATTGGGTGGATTACGCCACTGTCACCGCCCTGAAGATGGCTGCACTGCGTCTGACGTGGAAAGGTTTTGCGAAGCGCGATGACGAACAGATGGCAGCTTTCCGTCAGTTTGTGACCCAGGAAGGTGAGAGCCTTTACTGGCAGGCTGCTTTTGATGCCTTACATGCTTATCAGGTAAAAGAAGACGAAATGCGCTGGGGCTGGCCGGTATGGCCGGAAGCGTACCAAACCGTTGATACACCTGAAGTGAAAGCCTTCTGCAAAAAACATGCTGATGAAGTCGATTTCTTCCTGTGGCTGCAATGGCTGGCGTACAGCCAGTTCGCGGCCTGCTGGCAGGTAAGCCAGGGTTACAAGATGCCTATCGGTCTGTACCGTGACCTGGCGGTAGGCGTGGCAGAGGGTGGGGCGGAAACCTGGTGTGACCGCGAACTTTACTGCCTGAAAGCCTCTGTGGGTGCGCCACCGGATATTCTTGGTCCGCTCGGCCAGAACTGGGGGCTGCCGCCGATGGATCCGCACGTGATGGCTGCGCGTGCTTACGAGCCGTTTATCGACTTGCTGCGCGCCAACATGCAGAACTGCGGAGCGCTGCGTATTGACCATGTAATGTCCGTGCTGCGTCTGTGGTGGATCCCATATGGCGAAACGGCCGATCATGGGGCCTATGTTCAGTATCCGGTGGACGATCTGCTGTCGATCCTGGCGCTGGAGAGTAAACGTCATCAGTGCATGGTGATCGGCGAAGATCTGGGTACCGTACCGGTTGAGATTGTCAGCAAGCTGCGTGATAGCGGCGTGTATTCCTACAAAGTGCTCTATTTTGAAAACGACCATGAGAAAACCTTCCGTGCGCCAAAAGCGTATCCGGAGCAGTCAATGGCAGTCGCGACGACGCATGACCTTCCTACGCTTCGTGGCTATTGGGAAAGCGGCGATCTGACCCTTGGCAAAACGCTGGGACTGTATCCTGATGAAGAAGTGCTACGCGGTCTGTATCAGGATCGCGAGCTGGCGAAGCAGGGTCTGCTGGATGCGCTGCATAAGCATGGCTGCCTGCCGAAACGTGCCGGGCATAAAGCGTCGCTGATGGCGATGACCTCAACGCTCAACCGTGGCTTACAGCGCTATATTGCTGACAGCAACAGTGCCCTGCTGGGTCTGCAGCCGGAAGACTGGATAGACATGCCTGAGCCGGTGAACATTCCGGGCACCAGCTATCAGTACAAGAACTGGCGCCGTAAGTTGTCCGTAACGCTTGAGAAGATGTTTGCCGATGCTGGGGTGAACAAGCTGATTAAGGATTTGGATAAGCGGCGAAAAGCAGCCGCGAAGAAGTGA